The sequence CTCGAGAGCCCTCCACCGATCACAGTCGTGATCCATTTCTGCCCGTAGCCGAGCACGTTCGTTGTCACGAACCCGATCTATTTCTCGGGCTTGATCCAACCGGCTGTCGACTGAGTCAAGAACCGTCTTGAGGCGCGCGAATCTTTCTTGTCTGGCCTCCTGACCCTCGGTGGGGGATTCACTCAAGTGGCGAATCTCCCTAAACCATAAGTCGCCAATCTAGGCGTATGGTCTTTGTTCATTCCAAAGAAAGAAGGTAGTGTTCGGTAACTAACTGTTCGCCGGTTGGCTCGTTTCCTATCCCCTATCCAAAAAAGGTGGAAGGCGACCCCCTAGCCAAACACTTCCTTTCCCTTTTCCGTAACCTTCAACTAAGCTTCAAGACCGATTCTCCCCTGTACAAACTCCTAACTTGGATCTTCCTACCGCTGATGAGAGGCCATCCCCTCCCTACCACCATATATGAAATATGCCTTGTTTTTTTTTTTTCAATCCTCCCTTCAACAGATCCGTAAGGGCAGATCTGGTAGCAAGAGATCAATTATCAGATTAAGTAAAGGGATTGCCTAGCTAGCGCATATCGAAGAGTTTGAGCAGTGGCCTTTGTTCACATCCTGATTGGGTTTCATCGAGGTATCTTCTTCTCCTCTTGTTGCGACAAATCGAGTTGCAGCACATGACGAGTGCCCATCTTTCCCGAAGCTCCACTTTCATAAACACCCATCGGTACAACAATTGATCACAACGGAAAGTAATTAAGCTTGATCCCGTTTTCCATCGAATCCTATTCTCAACCTCGAGTCAGGAGTTGTTGCCCTAACTTCGTTAGCCTAGAAAGGCTTTGTTTGAAAGCTGTCTTTTCAAGAAGAAAGTAACACCGCTACTACTATTATAATATAATAGCTACCTATTCTCATCCGAGGAGAACGGAACTACCTTTAGAGTAGACCTAACTGCTGCGGTTACGCCTCCAACAGATGAAATCGCACCGTCGTCTTCCCAGCGTAGAGCAAAGCAAACAAGTCAGCCGGAGTTCCAGAAGTCTCTTTAGTAGCAAAAAGGCTAATCGGTAATAAGCCTTCAGTCGACCATCGGGAGATACGCCTCCAGGCCAAACAGATAAGGGAAGCGAGAACATGATCTTCTTCCTTTGCCTTTTATATGATTACCTCTTCAGCGAGCGAGTACTCATATTATGCCTTCCTTTCAGTCCTCCGATCTTACCTTAGACCCTCCATGCTATGCGGGGAAGCGAGGCTGTCTACGAAGCTTCCCTCCCCCTGTAGTCGAAGTACTCGGCGCTACTTTGATTCAAAAGGTTCCCGACTTTATCCGGTTTCCGCAACCGTAATCATTTGTCATTCCGATTACTTCATCCATCAACCTTTTTTTCAATAGCGGTACGCTCTAAAAAAAGTAAAGGATAAGCTTGCATTCTAGAAGCGGTAGCTTCCCGCCTCCTTCATTTCTACTGCCTCCTTCGGTGATAAAAGTTCCCTTCCCTTTTCTAAAATGCCCGATTGGTCTGCCTCAGCAAATGTACAAAGTGGACCGCTGTTTGGCTGACCCTCTTCTTCCCATTCGGGTTGGGTTGACCCAGAAGTAAAGTAAGAAGGAATGGAACCACTGGAGAGTCGTCCGCAGTTCACACTTGGGCAAAGACGACTGAGTTTGGAAGCGGAACACGAACCGATTTCCGCTATTCCGGGTTCTTATTGAGCGTAGCGAAATCAAGGTTTATTAGAAAGTCAGCGAAGTTTCTATGGTGTTCTACCTTTGCGTAGTCTCGGTCCACAGTGGAAGGCTCCGTACCGACGCCTCACTACTACTGAATTTAATTAATGGCTAAGCGATTTCATAACCTGAGCTTTCCTTAACCAGCTGACCTTACTTCGTAACCTTAACGTACTTTCTTTCTTACTATATCAATCATAGGCCTTCGCCACTTCAAACGGGCGCTTCGCCCTTTCTTTTTTTTTATTAGAAAAAAACGGGGCCTTACTTATTCTGTTCAGGGAGGATGAAAGACAAAGAAAGGGATCAGGGGGCTTATTGATCGGAGAAAGGGAAGGGACTTCTTGGACCTAACTGAGAAGGAGACATAAAGGGATCACCTGACCTTATCTTGAGTGAGAGAGGCAAGTCGCAAGGCAAAAAGCTTAGTCGTTTTCAACTCCGAGAGTGACTTCACTTACGGGATTTCTATTTCATTCAGAGCCTGTTCCGGGCATTGAGAGCAGACGAAGACTAATAATACTTTCGGATAGCACGTGAGATCAACTACTTAGAATACGCTACCATCTGTCTTCGATTATGCTCGTTCTACTTTGAGGGAGAGATCGCTCCTTTAAGGAGACGGGATTCTACTATTATATATGAATATGATCCCACCACTTGAAACTGATTCAACACCATTCTTCTTCCAAGAGAAAGAAGAGCAAGAACATCGCTTATTCTGCAGCAACCTTCCTTTATGCCTCTGTCGTCGCCGGGCTAAGGCCTGCTGAGACAATAGATAGTCAGGCAGGTGGCCTAGCCCTAAGGTGATTCTCGCTCCTACTTTGATTTTTGATTCGCGTAGTGATAAAATCATTTCCGATTGGCTTTCTTTGTTTGCTTTCCTTTCCCTAAACTTAATCGAATCTTTCTGCCCCATAAGAGAAATTGGCTTTTTCTGGTGAAAACTTAGATGTTGAAGCATGGGCGGCCGTCGATCGATGAATTGAGAAAGAGACCGGGGATTCCATTTCAATAGAGAAAGCTATCGATGGTCGCATTGGGACGGGAACAAGAGCAATTCTTGGTCCCACCAAACCATGCCATGAACAGTCGACTCAACAAGAGCAGGGGATATTTAAACTAAGACTCATTCCGTCTATTGCTCTACCTTCCTCCAACAGATTGAATTGCATCGTTTATTCCCCGGCAAAACTAGCTGCTGACTCAACCTCCCCTCG is a genomic window of Glycine soja mitochondrion, complete genome containing:
- the orf117 gene encoding hypothetical protein, coding for MLQHLSFHQKKPISLMGQKDSIKFRERKANKESQSEMILSLRESKIKVGARITLGLGHLPDYLLSQQALARRRQRHKGRLLQNKRCSCSSFSWKKNGVESVSSGGIIFIYNSRIPSP